From the genome of Halostella limicola, one region includes:
- a CDS encoding SHOCT domain-containing protein, producing the protein MPETTDDTRLVAIVLLIIGALAVLPMFFMGFGMMGYGPMMGGMWDRGTAPGWMLVASVVIRLLFLGALIGGGYLVYRALTGSDGDSDRALEELRLAYARGDLTDEEYEQRRDSLERDT; encoded by the coding sequence ATGCCAGAAACCACTGACGACACACGGCTCGTCGCGATCGTCTTGCTCATCATCGGCGCGCTAGCAGTCCTGCCGATGTTCTTCATGGGCTTCGGGATGATGGGGTACGGCCCGATGATGGGCGGGATGTGGGACCGCGGAACGGCGCCCGGCTGGATGCTCGTCGCGAGCGTCGTGATCCGGCTCCTGTTCCTCGGAGCGCTCATCGGCGGCGGCTACCTCGTTTACCGGGCGCTGACGGGGAGCGACGGCGACTCGGACCGGGCGCTCGAAGAACTACGCCTCGCGTACGCTCGCGGCGACCTCACCGACGAGGAGTACGAACAGCGACGGGACTCCCTCGAACGGGACACCTAG